One window of the Armatimonadota bacterium genome contains the following:
- the tkt gene encoding transketolase gives MSQAIIDARLDDLAVNTIKFLAVDGIEKAKSGHPGLPMGAADYAYVLWTKFLRYNPKDPKWPNRDRFVLSGGHGSMLLYSLLHLAGFNIPYEELQQFRQWGSATPGHPEFDLDRGIETTTGPLGQGIANAVGMGMAASRLSAIFNKPGYDVINHWIYVILGDGDMMEGLSHETCSLAGHLGLGNIIAIYDDNQICIEGSTCLTYSDDVKMRFESYGWHVQMIDGHDRCAASEALAKAKAVTDKPSLIIARTKIGNGAPNKCGKACAHGEPLGPDEAKAAKECAGWPTDKPFYIPDEVKELFAARAKELLPDYDAWQEMFKKYKQEFPELADLWNKMMSKEVPADLADQLLGKLDCVKPTATRASSGSAIQELAKLVPSLWGGSADLCPSNKTDVKGGGDFSKENPLGKNIHFGVREHAMGSAMNGMAVYGGVIPYGGTFLVFCDYMRPTIRLAALMKQQVVYVFTHDSIFVGEDGPTHEPIEQIASMRMIPNVTVIRPADTAETAMAWTWALEHRDGPTVLALTRQNLSPVNDDPAKAKQLAKGAYVVRDADKIDVVLIATGSEVGTALGAADIIAEKGIKARVVSMPSMEIFKAQDKAYQDSVIPPSISKRIVVEAGIPFGWDKYAGDEGLIIGMDRFGASAPYKVLAEKFGFTPESVAAKTLAYMK, from the coding sequence ATGTCGCAAGCGATTATAGACGCGAGGCTCGACGACCTCGCCGTAAACACAATTAAGTTCCTGGCGGTCGACGGCATCGAAAAGGCTAAGAGCGGCCATCCAGGTCTGCCAATGGGCGCGGCAGACTATGCCTATGTGCTATGGACAAAGTTTCTGCGCTACAACCCAAAGGACCCAAAATGGCCGAACAGAGACAGGTTTGTCCTTTCCGGCGGCCATGGCTCTATGCTGCTGTATTCGCTGCTTCATCTTGCCGGTTTTAATATACCTTACGAAGAGCTGCAGCAGTTTAGACAGTGGGGCAGCGCCACACCAGGCCACCCTGAGTTCGATCTTGACAGAGGAATCGAAACTACAACCGGCCCGCTTGGCCAGGGAATTGCCAATGCCGTTGGTATGGGCATGGCAGCAAGCCGATTGTCGGCAATATTCAACAAGCCCGGCTATGACGTGATCAACCATTGGATTTATGTGATCCTTGGTGACGGCGACATGATGGAAGGCCTCAGCCACGAAACGTGCAGTCTGGCTGGACATCTCGGCCTGGGAAATATCATAGCGATATATGATGACAACCAGATCTGTATAGAAGGCTCTACCTGCCTGACATATTCGGATGATGTAAAGATGCGCTTTGAGTCCTACGGCTGGCATGTGCAGATGATTGACGGTCACGACAGGTGCGCCGCATCCGAAGCTCTTGCCAAGGCTAAGGCAGTAACCGATAAACCGAGCCTGATTATTGCTCGAACCAAGATCGGCAACGGCGCTCCCAACAAGTGTGGAAAAGCATGCGCTCACGGTGAACCTCTCGGACCCGATGAGGCAAAAGCTGCCAAGGAATGCGCCGGATGGCCCACAGACAAGCCGTTTTATATCCCCGATGAAGTAAAAGAACTCTTCGCCGCTCGCGCCAAGGAGCTTTTACCCGATTATGACGCATGGCAGGAGATGTTCAAGAAATATAAACAGGAATTCCCGGAACTTGCCGACCTCTGGAATAAGATGATGAGCAAAGAAGTTCCCGCTGACCTTGCTGACCAGCTTCTGGGTAAGCTCGACTGTGTAAAGCCTACCGCAACCCGCGCTTCATCCGGTTCAGCGATTCAGGAACTCGCCAAGCTGGTCCCATCACTTTGGGGCGGATCGGCTGACCTCTGCCCAAGCAACAAGACGGATGTCAAAGGCGGCGGAGACTTTTCAAAAGAGAACCCGCTCGGCAAAAACATTCACTTCGGTGTCCGTGAGCACGCTATGGGTTCGGCGATGAACGGAATGGCCGTATACGGCGGCGTAATCCCCTACGGCGGAACATTCCTGGTTTTCTGTGACTATATGCGCCCGACAATCCGCCTGGCCGCCCTTATGAAGCAGCAGGTGGTCTATGTATTTACTCACGACAGCATCTTTGTCGGTGAGGACGGCCCGACTCATGAGCCTATCGAGCAGATAGCTTCCATGAGAATGATCCCGAACGTCACAGTGATCCGGCCTGCCGACACAGCCGAGACTGCGATGGCATGGACATGGGCGCTGGAGCACAGGGACGGCCCGACAGTGCTCGCTCTCACCAGACAGAACCTCAGCCCGGTAAACGACGACCCTGCAAAGGCCAAGCAGCTTGCCAAAGGCGCATATGTTGTGCGCGATGCCGATAAGATCGATGTTGTGCTGATCGCTACCGGTTCGGAAGTAGGGACAGCTCTTGGAGCGGCTGATATAATTGCTGAAAAGGGTATCAAGGCGCGAGTGGTGTCTATGCCGTCCATGGAGATATTCAAGGCTCAGGACAAAGCCTATCAGGACAGCGTGATCCCGCCGTCCATCAGCAAGCGGATAGTTGTCGAGGCCGGAATACCATTCGGATGGGACAAATATGCAGGCGACGAAGGCTTGATTATCGGCATGGACCGCTTCGGAGCGTCTGCGCCGTATAAGGTGCTTGCCGAAAAATTCGGCTTCACGCCTGAATCAGTGGCAGCGAAAACTCTGGCCTATATGAAGTAG
- a CDS encoding HD domain-containing phosphohydrolase: MESRKHILFVDDDQNFLAGLFRSLHTKAGQWKMSSANSADEAIEALAQESTDVVVTDFRMGVKDGLELLQMIMSSELTCDIPVIMLTGSDESTLKQRALELGATDLLGKPVVREDLIARISSAIRLKESQDELKTMNQSLETRVRDRTAELEQSRLEMIWRLAKAGEYRDEGTGNHVLRVGYYCKTIAEEMGADQDFIRRLFLTSPLHDIGKIGIPDAILKKCGTLTPEERAIMQKHCEIGAKILAQPHSDQCSPWISSTSAQAGCASDDNDLIEMAASIALAHHERWDGDGYPRQLAGNQIPIEALIVAIADVYDALSTARTYKPAFSHEKALEIMRSEQGTHYSPDVFAAFEASLNRIFTIQDEIKDQFHDESLDVARKAA; encoded by the coding sequence ATGGAGTCTCGAAAACACATACTTTTTGTAGATGACGACCAGAACTTCTTGGCGGGTTTGTTCCGCTCACTTCACACAAAGGCCGGACAGTGGAAGATGAGCAGCGCGAACAGCGCCGACGAGGCTATTGAAGCGCTGGCGCAAGAGAGCACGGATGTGGTCGTCACGGATTTCCGCATGGGTGTGAAAGACGGCTTGGAACTGCTGCAAATGATTATGTCGTCCGAACTCACATGTGATATCCCGGTGATTATGCTCACAGGCAGTGATGAGAGCACCCTAAAACAGCGTGCGCTTGAACTTGGCGCTACCGATCTTCTTGGCAAGCCGGTAGTGCGCGAAGACTTGATCGCGCGTATCAGCAGCGCAATAAGACTAAAGGAATCCCAGGACGAACTCAAAACTATGAATCAGAGCCTGGAAACCAGAGTTCGGGATCGCACTGCCGAGCTTGAGCAATCACGGCTTGAAATGATCTGGCGGCTGGCAAAAGCCGGAGAATACCGAGACGAAGGAACAGGCAATCACGTGCTGCGCGTCGGATACTATTGCAAAACAATTGCTGAAGAGATGGGCGCGGATCAAGATTTCATTAGGCGTCTGTTTCTTACCAGCCCGCTGCATGACATCGGCAAGATCGGGATTCCCGATGCGATATTGAAAAAATGCGGGACTTTGACGCCTGAAGAACGCGCTATCATGCAGAAACATTGTGAAATTGGAGCCAAGATTCTGGCTCAGCCGCATTCGGACCAATGCTCGCCATGGATATCGTCCACTTCTGCGCAAGCTGGTTGCGCATCCGATGATAACGATCTCATTGAGATGGCTGCGTCAATTGCTCTGGCTCATCACGAACGCTGGGATGGGGATGGATATCCACGGCAATTAGCAGGAAACCAAATACCAATTGAAGCGCTTATAGTTGCTATAGCCGATGTATATGACGCGTTAAGCACGGCGCGTACATATAAACCGGCTTTCTCACATGAAAAGGCTTTGGAAATTATGCGAAGTGAACAAGGCACTCATTATAGTCCTGATGTATTTGCAGCCTTCGAAGCTTCATTGAACAGAATATTCACAATCCAGGATGAGATCAAAGACCAGTTCCATGACGAAAGCTTGGATGTTGCAAGGAAGGCAGCATAA
- a CDS encoding ATP-binding protein, which translates to MCKAISSLHNTVENEQILKSILNTVQIGVIIVDPKKHTIVDANATAVKMIGATEDEIAGHICHKCICPSDVGHCPITDLNQTIDNSERVLLRIDGSKIPVLKTVASTIIDGQPLLVESFVDITELKKAKEALQRAHDELEVRVEERTDELAKTNTALINEISENERLLSSISSALILCDSKGIIRKWNKAAENMLGIEAAVAIGRELLDAGLRFEDTETPREILNAIHAAEPTKLGNVTVICPDERSIALMLTIAPILDEEGNAWEFLVVGSDITEVRSLEMQLLHAQRLESIGQLAAGIAHEVNTPIQYVGDNARFIQDSLGQVLDLLDAQTRALAKAREGTLNNETLDEIDRKADEADIEYLAQEIPKAAQQSLEGVNRVAKIVRALKQFSHPGGAEKSDEDLNGAIESTVAVSRHEWKYVAILETKLDPNLPLVPCMINDLNQVVLNLIVNASHAITDAREARGTEEKGIITVSTLHAGDWAEIRVSDTGTGIPEAIRQRIFEPFFTTKSVGKGTGQGLAMARSIVVNKHNGTISFESKEGEGTTFIIRIPLMRQAA; encoded by the coding sequence ATGTGTAAAGCTATATCCTCATTGCATAATACCGTCGAAAACGAGCAAATACTTAAATCTATTCTGAATACTGTTCAGATTGGTGTAATAATTGTCGACCCGAAAAAACATACCATAGTAGATGCGAATGCAACTGCTGTTAAGATGATCGGCGCAACTGAAGACGAAATCGCAGGCCATATATGTCACAAATGCATCTGTCCATCGGATGTCGGGCACTGTCCGATCACCGACCTCAATCAGACCATCGACAACTCTGAACGTGTGCTGTTGAGAATAGACGGTTCGAAGATTCCAGTGCTAAAAACAGTGGCATCAACAATAATCGATGGGCAGCCACTACTGGTTGAGAGTTTCGTAGACATCACTGAACTCAAAAAAGCAAAAGAAGCATTGCAAAGAGCGCACGATGAACTTGAGGTCAGGGTCGAAGAAAGAACTGATGAACTCGCCAAAACAAACACTGCGCTGATAAACGAAATTAGTGAAAACGAAAGACTGCTGTCATCCATATCCTCAGCGCTTATCTTATGCGATTCAAAAGGCATTATCCGCAAGTGGAACAAGGCTGCTGAAAACATGCTCGGCATAGAGGCTGCCGTGGCTATCGGACGAGAATTGCTCGATGCCGGACTGAGATTTGAAGATACTGAAACGCCAAGAGAAATACTGAACGCAATACACGCGGCTGAGCCGACTAAACTTGGTAATGTAACTGTGATATGCCCCGATGAAAGATCAATTGCACTGATGCTGACAATAGCTCCCATTTTGGACGAAGAGGGCAATGCTTGGGAATTTTTGGTGGTCGGTTCCGACATCACCGAGGTCCGATCACTTGAGATGCAACTTCTGCACGCGCAGAGACTTGAGTCAATAGGTCAATTAGCTGCGGGTATTGCCCATGAAGTAAATACGCCTATTCAGTATGTCGGTGACAATGCTCGGTTCATTCAAGATTCGCTTGGCCAGGTTTTGGATTTGCTCGATGCCCAGACTCGGGCGCTTGCAAAAGCAAGGGAAGGCACTCTCAATAATGAAACGCTCGATGAGATTGATCGGAAAGCAGATGAAGCCGACATAGAGTATTTGGCTCAGGAGATTCCAAAGGCTGCCCAACAGTCACTTGAAGGAGTCAATCGTGTCGCAAAAATCGTGCGCGCTCTAAAGCAGTTCTCCCACCCGGGCGGCGCGGAAAAATCCGATGAGGACCTTAACGGCGCCATAGAAAGCACCGTTGCCGTATCAAGACACGAGTGGAAGTATGTCGCGATCCTTGAAACAAAACTCGATCCAAATCTGCCGCTGGTGCCATGCATGATAAACGATCTTAATCAGGTAGTGCTGAACTTAATAGTTAATGCATCACATGCCATTACGGATGCGCGCGAAGCAAGAGGCACTGAGGAAAAGGGGATAATAACTGTAAGCACTTTGCACGCCGGAGACTGGGCTGAAATACGAGTCAGCGACACCGGCACAGGCATCCCTGAAGCTATACGCCAGAGGATATTCGAGCCGTTCTTCACAACTAAGAGTGTCGGCAAAGGGACCGGGCAAGGGCTGGCGATGGCCAGATCGATTGTGGTGAACAAGCACAATGGCACGATCTCATTTGAATCCAAGGAAGGTGAAGGCACCACGTTCATCATCCGAATACCATTAATGCGTCAGGCGGCATAA